The genomic DNA GACAACCACTGTAAGGCAGTCCAGATATTTCTCTGTTTATTTGTAATTGGGTTTTCAATAAATTTCTTTTCAACACTTTTAGATATAATTAAATACAGTACAATTGCGGTTCCGAAAGCTACCAAATAACCAGACATCGATTTTACAACCATATCTGTTAAGTTTTTCTCATTAAAAAAAGTAAGTATTAAAAAAGAGGTGCTTACAGGGATTCCGGTGCGTGTTAAAAGCATTAATACGATTGGAGGTAAAATATAATACCAAGCAAAAGGTTGTGGCAGTGGGTATTTTACCAATCTACCATAAGAAACATCTCCATTATGTGTAATGTATCCGTAAATTAAAGTTATAGCGAGTATACTGCCAGCAAAGATCCATAAAACCCACCATTTTTTACGCTCATTCGAACTTAAAAAAGTTCCTAATGTTTGTATTGTATCATTTCCTACAACAGAATACGCTGCTAAAATAAAGCCTAAATACATTACTGTTAATTCCATAAATAAAATAAATTAGTTATAAGTATAAATACAAGCAAAGGAAATTTTTAATTAAAAATAGTGTATTACTTAAAAATTAAATAAACGTAAATTTATGGGTTTCAGAGCTTAAAAACCTACATAATTTTGGTTTGAAAGCAAATTTTAAGAAATAAAAAACCCACGCAACTTTGCGTGGGTTTTATTTGAAATTATTTATTAGTGGATAATTACTTTCTTAAAGCCAATTCTTTTTCTATTTTTTTCATTTCATTAAACATATATACACTCATCGGAATAAAGAATAAAGGCAAAAAAGTATGAAAAGAAAGTCCGTTTTCAATAGTAGAAAAAATTGCAAAAACAATCATTAAAAGAATCACAACACCTTTTATTGCAAACATTGTTTTCTGAGATTTTAATTTCTTTAGTAATTCTTCTTTTGTGTAGGTAGCTAATGCCATAAAATTAATTTTAGTAAAAATAAAAAATCCACTCTAATTTTGAGTGGATTTTTTTAAAAGTCTTTTGTTTTAAAAAGGATTCTAGCAAAACTCCTCATAAGCTTGCGCTAAATTCTGAGCAATCATTTGTGCAGATCTACCCTCTATATGATGTCTCTCTAACATATGTACTAAATTACCATCTTTAAACAAAGCAATTGCTGGTGAAGATGGAGGGAAAGGAATCATATACTCACGTGCTTTTTGTGTAGATTCTTTTTCTACACCTGCAAAAACAGTAGTTAAGTTTGTAGGCGTTTTCTCTGCGCCTAAAGAAGCAATTGCTCCTGGTCTAGCAGTACCAGCTGCACAACCACAAACCGAGTTTACCATTACCAAGGTTGTTCCTTTTTTAGACATTGCGTTATCAACGTCTTCACTTGTATATAGTGCTTCAAAACCTGCGTTTGTTAATTCTTCGCGCATTGGTTTTACTAATTCTTCTGGATACATAATTATTATAATTTTAAAAATACAAAGATAGGTATTTGTTTGTCAAAATTCAACATACTTAAAAGTGGTAGTTTCGATAGAAATATCAATAAAATTGATGCCGATTAATTTTTTAAAAGCAGATAAGCTTCTGTGTGTTTTCTTTTTAGGTATGTTTTTTTTAATAAAAAACTCAAGTTACACTCTTTTTTTGTTCTTCTCAAAAAAAAACATCAAATAAATGCAGCAATCTCTCATGAGAAACTAGAACATTTTAAAAAAAGAACATTATAAGTCTATTACTTTGTAACTTTGCCGCTCTTAAAAAAAAATAAAAAGTATATGGGAAGTTTTACAAAATGGTTAGGTGCAGGATTAGGGTTTACGTTTGGAGGTCCAATAGGAGCTGCACTTGGTTTTGCAATTGGTAGTTTTGTAGATGGTTTTTCTGAAGAAGATTTAAAATTAGAACAAGGTAACTATCAAAAAGACCAACAAGGCAGAAATCATGTAGATACACAATCTGGCGATTTTGAAATGAGCTTGTTAGTCTTAGCATCTATTGTTATAAAATCTGATGGCAAAGTAGATCAAAGAGAACTAGATTTTGTACGAGCACAATTTACAGGTATGTATGGTAAAGAGCGAGCTAATAATGCCTTTAAGCTTTTTAAAGGTATTGTAAAAAAAGAAATTTCTGCAAGACAAGTTTGCATGCAAATAAGAAGTCATATGCCACACGCATCTCGTTTACAGTTATTGCATTTCTTATTTGGTATTGCAAAAGCAGACGGTTTTGTTACGGAAAGTGAAGTAGAGGAAATAAGGAAAATTGCAGGATATTTGTATATAAATGATAGGGATTATAGCTCTATAAAAGCGATGTTTTATGATGAATCGGATAATGCTTTTAAGATTTTAGAAATTACAAAAGAGGCTTCTAATGACGATGTTAAAAAGGCGTATAGAAGAATGGTGAAAAAATACCACCCAGATAAATTACAAGGTCTGGGCGAAGAACATTTAAAAGGAGCAAATGAAAAGTTTCAAAGTATTCAAGAATCTTATGATAGAATAAAAAAAGAAAGAGGAATTTAATATTTTAGATATTCTGTTTATTAATTTAGATTTATTTAATTTTCCTTAAATTTGGTACAGGCCCCAAAAACATACGTATGACACCTTATGAAGAAAATAAAAATTCTATATTTTCTATATTTTTAATATTCACTATTCTCTTTTTATCAACAAATTTTTACGCGCAATTAGATAGTGAACATTATTTACCACCTTTAAAACAGGTGTCAAACAATGCAGCAATTCAACAACAAGCTGTTTATTTTTCTACACCAGAAACGATTCCTTTTACTATAGAAATATATAAAGGAAATAGTGCAACTGCTTTTTTAACTATAAATGGTTTGGCGAAAGGAGTTGGTAAAATATTTGATAACAGTAATGGTCTTGGTGATGGAGATAATAATATAACCTTAGTAACCAATGCAAATACAGGTGAAGTTTTATCTAATTCAGGGCTTAGAATAATTGCCCCCGGTGGACAAAAGTTTTATGTTAATTACAGAGGAAGATCTGGTGCTCAAGCGGGTTCTTTAACATCAAAAGGAAGTAAAGCGAAAGGAACAGATTTTAGATGGGGAGGTATACCGAACAGAGCTACAAATGCAAATTTGTCTACAAGTTTGGGAATGATGGCTACGGAAGACGGAACAGTGGTAACTGTTTCTGGTTATGATACAGCATGTAAGTTTAGAAAAGGAAATGCAAGAGGAGGTATTATTGCAGACACACAAACGATTATATTAAATAAAGGGCAGTCTTTTGTATTAGAGGCAGCAAAAAATGAAACTACGGCTAACATAGCTGGTTGGTTAGGATCTAAAATTGAATCTACAAAGCCTATTGTTATTAGTAATGGGGGTCTAAATGTAGGGATTAGAAGTGGCAGTCAAAGTCGAGACGTTGGTATAGATCAGCCAGTTGCTGTTGAAAACCTTGGTAGAGAATATGTTTTTGTAAGAGCAAACGGAACCAATGAAACAGAGTTTCCAATAATTGTAGCTACACAAAATAATACGCAAGTATTTGCAGGAGGAAATTTAGTAGGAGTAATTAATGATGGTGAATATTTAGAAGTACCTGGAAGTTATTATTCTTCTGGTAGTGTTGGGGCAAGTATGTATGTAACTACCTCAAGGGAAGCTTATGCATACCAATGTTTACAAGGAGCAGCAGGTAGTAAAATTCAAACGATTGGTATGAATTTTATTGCACCAGTAAACTGCTTGCTTCCCAATTTAATGGATGAAATTTCTGACATAGACCAAATAGCGGGTACTCCTTCTAATATTTCTGCAATTACTATAATTGCCTCTACTCTAACAGCAAATACAAATATTAAGATAAGAGAAAATGGTGTATTGGTTCCTTTGCCAGCACCCATATTTCCTGCAGGAACATCCGATTGGAAAACTTTTTACGTTCCTGGTTTAGAAGGGGAAATAGATGTTACTTCTACTGGCCCAATTGCGGTTGGTACCTTTATGAGTTTAGGAAACAATGCAGGTTTAGCAGGTTATTTCTCGGGTTTTGATACCGTACCAGTTGTAGGTGTTCAAATTACAGGTGGAGGTTGTTTTCCAGCAGGAGACTTAGAAGAAGGTAGTAAAAATTTTGATGCGTATCAATGGTATAGAAATGATGTATTAATTTCAGGTGCAACTTCTGCGGTATATTCGCCAACAAGTATTGGAGAATACAATGTAGTAGTAACCGAAGGTACATGTTCTTATTCTTCTAAAAAAGTAGATGTTTATAATTGCGACCCAGATATTGTTGTTAAGAAAACATCAGACGTTACAGGAAATGTAACCGATGGAGATACTGTTAATTTTACGGTTACTGTGCAAAGTTTTGGTGTAAACCCTGTTACGAATCTAGTAATAAAAGATATTTTTCCAACCCAATTAGATGTAATTAGCGTAACACCAAGTCAAGGAGTTTGGACGAGTCCAGATTGGACAGTTGGTAATATAGAAGCTGGGCAATTATTTACTTTAAAGTTTGTTTCTAAAGTACCTAATAAACCACAGGAAGGTACCTTTACAAATGTAGTTTCAAATACACAAGATCAAGTAGATAGTAATGATTCTGCAGATGATCTGGTTGAAAGTTTTACCATTGTTGCAAAAAAGATAGATTTATCCATCATAAAAACAGTTGATAAGGCTATCTCTAAAGTTGGAGGCGAAGTTATTTTTACACTTACTTTAAAAAATAAGGGACCTCAATCTGCAACAGGTGTTCAGGTAATAGATTTATTACCAGCAGGACTAACCTACGTTTCGGGTAATTCAATAATACCAATAAATACAACTTACAACGGTACAACGGGTGTTTGGAATATAAGCGGAAGAACAATAGTAAATGGTGAAACAATTGTTTTAAAAATAGCGGCTTTAGTTACTAGTAATGATGTTAAATTAAATAGGACTGAAGTCTTTAAAACTGACCAAAAAGATGCCGA from Polaribacter sp. ALD11 includes the following:
- a CDS encoding DUF11 domain-containing protein — protein: MTPYEENKNSIFSIFLIFTILFLSTNFYAQLDSEHYLPPLKQVSNNAAIQQQAVYFSTPETIPFTIEIYKGNSATAFLTINGLAKGVGKIFDNSNGLGDGDNNITLVTNANTGEVLSNSGLRIIAPGGQKFYVNYRGRSGAQAGSLTSKGSKAKGTDFRWGGIPNRATNANLSTSLGMMATEDGTVVTVSGYDTACKFRKGNARGGIIADTQTIILNKGQSFVLEAAKNETTANIAGWLGSKIESTKPIVISNGGLNVGIRSGSQSRDVGIDQPVAVENLGREYVFVRANGTNETEFPIIVATQNNTQVFAGGNLVGVINDGEYLEVPGSYYSSGSVGASMYVTTSREAYAYQCLQGAAGSKIQTIGMNFIAPVNCLLPNLMDEISDIDQIAGTPSNISAITIIASTLTANTNIKIRENGVLVPLPAPIFPAGTSDWKTFYVPGLEGEIDVTSTGPIAVGTFMSLGNNAGLAGYFSGFDTVPVVGVQITGGGCFPAGDLEEGSKNFDAYQWYRNDVLISGATSAVYSPTSIGEYNVVVTEGTCSYSSKKVDVYNCDPDIVVKKTSDVTGNVTDGDTVNFTVTVQSFGVNPVTNLVIKDIFPTQLDVISVTPSQGVWTSPDWTVGNIEAGQLFTLKFVSKVPNKPQEGTFTNVVSNTQDQVDSNDSADDLVESFTIVAKKIDLSIIKTVDKAISKVGGEVIFTLTLKNKGPQSATGVQVIDLLPAGLTYVSGNSIIPINTTYNGTTGVWNISGRTIVNGETIVLKIAALVTSNDVKLNRTEVFKTDQKDADSSPNNSN
- a CDS encoding BrxA/BrxB family bacilliredoxin, producing MYPEELVKPMREELTNAGFEALYTSEDVDNAMSKKGTTLVMVNSVCGCAAGTARPGAIASLGAEKTPTNLTTVFAGVEKESTQKAREYMIPFPPSSPAIALFKDGNLVHMLERHHIEGRSAQMIAQNLAQAYEEFC
- a CDS encoding TerB family tellurite resistance protein; this translates as MGSFTKWLGAGLGFTFGGPIGAALGFAIGSFVDGFSEEDLKLEQGNYQKDQQGRNHVDTQSGDFEMSLLVLASIVIKSDGKVDQRELDFVRAQFTGMYGKERANNAFKLFKGIVKKEISARQVCMQIRSHMPHASRLQLLHFLFGIAKADGFVTESEVEEIRKIAGYLYINDRDYSSIKAMFYDESDNAFKILEITKEASNDDVKKAYRRMVKKYHPDKLQGLGEEHLKGANEKFQSIQESYDRIKKERGI